The region TCTTTCTTATAATGTTTCTTTCATCATGAACATTCATATATATAGTAAACACTTGAACATGTTTGGTGCTAGACATTCTTTTTGTAGCGtaaaatatctaaaacttaatgttgaagaaaTCTCTGCctcattttttagtgtttggtaAATTATCAGCAAACATCATTTATGTAGggatattaaatttcaaatttagttGCAAAGAGCCATTCTCGACAGTGATGCAGGCATGGagaacatgcaaaaaaaaaaaaaaaaagattcacaGATTTGAGGAATTCAGAATTATGATTTAGATTTGATATGGAGCTTATTTGGTTCATTACAGTGTTTTAGGTCCTAACAGaatcatagttttatttttatccaagcCAATTTACTGCTGATTCTTTGTTTCTATAGTTTCATAATTCGTTGATGTTTTCTGCATCCATCAACTTTGCTTGAAATAGGCTATAGCAGGTGTTTAGGTATCACTTTTGGGTTTTGCGATTCAATAGTCTCTTTGGCCTTCCTGTGTTAGTCAATGGCATGAATATTTTTTGGCTTAGGACAGTGAACTGATTTTCTTTGTGAAGACTTCTCTTCTGCTTGTATGTGCTATTTGGTGGAGTTTCTGTTTTTAATGGTGGTTTGCCTATTTTCTTTTCAGAATTTTTGAATGTAGATGATGATGAGATGGGTggaaatgatgatgatggcaTACCAGGTCCTGAAGATGCTCGCCTTCTTGACAATAGTGGATGGTCTTCCCGCACCAGGTGTGTGTGGATCGTGTGGGCTGGGTTCTTGCTGGATGATATGGAAACAGAGTTTTGTCTGTGTATGCATGTGTGTGTATCTGTTTGTTGGTGTGCATTCATATAGGATCTAGGACAAGGATTTCCATTGGCATGCTGGGCGTGCATACTTTCCTGTTGTGCATGGTATTTGAGATCATGCCTAGATATTATGTGGTCAAAATGATAGGTATATGATATCAGCCTGCTTAATGTGTTGAAATTTTGCCCCCccccttcctttcttttttggcACTTCATCTGTGGGTCTGTAGGGTAGTGTAAAGCAGTATACTGTAGCTGAGATTGCCTTATCTTTCAATCTCTATCCAAAGCGGTTCTTTTTCCCCCAAAGCTTCTCTGGGTTGCTTTACAGAGTGGTGTTGGTTGTTAGCAAGTTTTGGTATATGAGTGGCATATTTGAGGAAACACGATGGCATTGCAAACTTGGGATGTTAGTTGAAAGCTTTGAATTATTTGCATTGTCATCTCTGCTATGATAATTATCACTTAATAGTGTACAATTTAATACCATCTTCGCTTCCTCCACTATAAAGAGTGAACAaactatttatttgttgcagAGTTGTCAAGATATCGCAAGATGTTCCCTGGTTATGATGATCAGGATCATTATGAGCTTAGACAATGTTCTCCCTTTTAaatcttgtaattttatattaaagataCTGGCTGTGGAgattctttgtttttgtcttcaaTGCAGTCTTTAATATGTTTTGTGCTTTTCTTTTGCAGAGCTGTTGCCAAGTACCTTCAGACTATATTTGATAATGAAGGTGGAAATGGAAGGAAGGTCATTTCAGTGGACAACCTTCTGGCTGGTAAAACTCGGAAGGAGGCATCAAGAATGTTCTTTGAAACTTTGGTATGTGTTGCGCACTTGGGTTGTGGTGAACACCATATTGTGTTTTGAAGATCTGTTAAGGACATGAATATTTCTTTCAAGTTGAAAAATAGTTGTTGAATGGGTTTGAAGGGGATTTGCATAATTTTGATGTGGTAAGGACTTGTTAGTATAGACAGTGGGCAAGCAGttcgttttaaattttaacagtGGCAACATAATATGGAGAACAGAGTTGTGCAAGGACCAAGACATTTTAATACAGGGCGCTTGTTTGAATATATGAAAGatttattgagaaataaaacAGTGATGAAGAATATGCTAAAATGTATTGGAAGATATTCTAGTTATCTATCTGTTGTTTGCAACTTGTTTGTGTGGCGGTGGATCCTCCCTCCGACTCCGATGATTATTGATGGTCTTAATCTTTGCCCTTTTGCAGGTTCTTAAAACAAGGGATTACATCCATGTAGACCAGTTAAACCCCTTTGACAGCATCAGTGTAAAGCCACGAGCAAAGCTCATGAAATCAGACTTCTGATCTCGGGTAGGAAAGGCAGAAACAGTTGATAAAATCAATTTAGGTCTAGTTCAGCTCGTGCTGAGTGAGCTGgggattttatttttcctttttcccttttcGTCATATTTATTCCTTCTCTAAATTATTTCCTCCGATATTTAGTTGTTGTAACTGATAGTTTAACGACGCAGTAGAGTTGCATATGTTACAGTATCAGGTGTAACATTCGTAATGTGGATCATGTGTGTAAATATGTGTAACATATTAACATTTGCAATTGAAGATGCTAATTTATTTGTTTGCCTGTACAATTACTGTGCTACTTGTCATTGGTCACAGGTAGACTTGAGTGTCAGTTTCTAAAGATGTCATTGCCATTTTAATTTAGTAGAAGCAATAATGGCAAATTAATCTTTTGGTTGTGATCGGCCATAGGCGTTTGTGCTTGACGAATTCTTCGTTGCCGCCATTGGGAATCATTAGATAGTGTTTTCTTTGATTCATTCGTGGCCCATGCAAATAACTCTGCGACTGCTTCCATGGATCTTCAGTTGAATCAGTCCATTTTCATCAAGTAAAGGACCAAGTTACTTATAttcatttttcatgtaaaataataatgataaccACCAGTTCGTGGATCATCAATTTTTGGTCAAACGAACATCCAAATCATACACTCAGCAGAAAATAGGACGATAGCAGTGTGAGTTTAATGGGGGCTCTTTGCCGGAAGGCTATATAGAAAAACTGTTTGGGGTGAAGCTTGGCGGAAGGAGGGATGGAGTGAATTTGAAAGGCAAGGAGGACAAGGGAAAGATGAATCATCATCCATCTAATTGTTTCGCTAACAAGGAAGAGAAGAATGACAATTACCTCCAATCCTTTTGAGTCCATGCTCTTACTGCCACACAAAAGATACGTCCAATCCCTTCTCGTCCATCTTTCCCAGTCCCTTCTGACAAATAGACTAATAGTGTATAACTGGATGAACATTCGAGGTGTAAACTAAAGCGGGTACATATTAATGGAGATACCCAGGAGGtgcttacaaataaaaaaagttcaacTTCGCCTCACATGATACAAGGAAATTTAAACCGACACTCTTTAATTTCTGATCCAAAGCCAGTAACTAGAATCACTACATTGCACCGCACCATCAAACCACTAACATATGGAGCTGCGGCTCTCACAATTGTTTTGATTATGCACCATCTGCAAGAGTCCTCTTGGATGTGCTGATGTACAGAACTGCATCAAAGGAGTTCAAATATGATCATCATCGAGCAATCTTTCTAGACAGGCAAGAAATTACAATGGAAAGACATTTTAAGTTGGTACCATTATTTCCTCGAATGAAAGCATCACCgtatttgtttttcagttgGCCATTTACATATTCTTCTGTTTGTTCCATCGCTATGTTCATGTACCCATCAAGACAAGCTAAAATACCTGCACAAAGAAAAATGCTGGTGACAATAAGCATAACATtggataaaaagagagagatcagAGCATGCTCCATAAAGTGGGGGAGATCAAGCTGAAGCTCCAGTAATATCTTAACACTTTGACATCTGATTATTCGACTTATCATACCATGAATGTCATGGAAACTCTGGACAGCCTTGAAAAGGTTTATAGGTTAACTAGTCATTGTGTTTTCTCATACTCTTCCCATTTCTGGACAGCCTTGACGAGTAACTAGGAAATTTCACTGATCTTACCCACATGCACTAAGCAGGaagtatttatttatacaaaaacGCTCCTTGTAATTAATCCTTCCCTCATCAAGGCTGTGACATGACTTTAAAGAAAAACTGTTAGTCCGCTAGTAGACTTTTTTGGTTCACAGACATGTTGCAATGATGGGCAACGCCCACTGGTTCATTCTGCATTCAGATGTATATCTATAGCACGGCATGAAGCATATTAGAACCCGAACAGCATAATCCATGTGGCTAAGAATTCCATGTGAATCTTGTCCCTAGAACGGGTTaagtttcaatattaaaaaccaaCACACATTGATTTCCAGTGCGCAACCTTCATTAAAATGTGAATTTTATGGGAAAGTAAGAAGGTTATACTGTAGCTATATTTAGATAAATCCATCATCTCACCATGTTGTAGATGAAACCAGCAGAAAGgcataagaaagaaagaaagaaaaatttacaGATCAGGTTTATATAGAACATATCTAGAATATgctacatagaaagagaaagtgacCTCTATAATCAACTCCAGAATTGAGCTTAACCACAACAGGCCGCCCACGAATTGATTTGAGAAAATCAGCAGGTGTTTTTGTGGTTGCCGAACCCTTCTCTCCTCCAGttgacattt is a window of Populus nigra chromosome 10, ddPopNigr1.1, whole genome shotgun sequence DNA encoding:
- the LOC133705496 gene encoding sm-like protein LSM36B, producing the protein MSTGGEKGSATTKTPADFLKSIRGRPVVVKLNSGVDYRGILACLDGYMNIAMEQTEEYVNGQLKNKYGDAFIRGNNVLYISTSKRTLADGA